Proteins from a genomic interval of Brachyhypopomus gauderio isolate BG-103 unplaced genomic scaffold, BGAUD_0.2 sc54, whole genome shotgun sequence:
- the nalf2 gene encoding NALCN channel auxiliary factor 2 isoform X1: protein MITGARRGGREDAPVIKICCAPEPSEKPCADPERVQRWRTSLASLLFFTVLLCDHLWLCAGAKLRSRERLHRRAHVREHDCGVFLNLTDPECADTDAHGREPLESACSTLYRQRSASVSSSYSVPVATVSPHAFLEFFRNFSLSFCDSFTVADLLEGMASPDGLNCSLAHVIRDLFSGGPQDGDVCSACIHAYVRLDQHAQEKYQEFDSLTRKYMADDYSVRAHTQLCQVMYKAWLCVEYFPVVPHTCVRWVSCKQYCREVVANCPYILPDNNHLVYGGLPSFICTGNTGLLEDEVTNQGPDCCDVRWSGCGSAVGAACALTRLPVSLSWQRRSSSEAVSCACRLYGNRLKLCVLALFLLHTVVSITTLQPSSTASLDAMVTLEEGPTREE from the exons ATGATCACGGGCGCCCGGCGGGGTGGAAGGGAAGACGCGCCCGTGATTAAGATCTGCTGCGCTCCGGAACCGAGCGAGAAACCGTGTGCGGACCCGGAGAGGGTGCAGAGATGGCGCACGAGCCTGGCCTCGCTGCTCTTCTTCACGGTGCTGCTGTGTGATCACCTGTGGCTGTGCGCGGGGGCCAAGCTGCGCTCCAGAGAGCGGCTCCACCGGAGGGCCCACGTGCGCGAGCACGACTGCGGCGTGTTCCTCAACCTCACCGACCCCGAGTGCGCGGACACGGACGCGCACGGCCGCGAGCCCCTGGAGTCCGCGTGCTCCACCCTGTACCGGCAGAGGAGCGCGTCCGTCAGCTCGTCGTACTCCGTGCCGGTGGCCACCGTGTCTCCGCACGCGTTCCTGGAGTTCTTCCGTAACTTCAGCTTGTCCTTCTGCGACTCCTTCACGGTGGCGGACCTGCTCGAGGGCATGGCGAGCCCCGACGGACTCAACTGCAGCCTCGCGCACGTCATCCGGGATCTGTTCAGCGGCGGCCCGCAGGACGGGGACGTGTGCAGCGCGTGCATACACGCCTACGTTAGACTCGATCAGCACGCTCAGGAAAAATACCAGGAGTTTGACAGCCTCACGCGCAAGTACATGGCGGACGACTACTCagtgcgcgcgcacacgcagCTCTGCCAA GTGATGTACAAGGCATGGTTGTGTGTGGAGTATTTCCCGGTTGTTCCACACACGTGTGTGCGGTGGGTATCGTGTAAGCAGTACTGTCGTGAGGTTGTAGCCAACTGTCCGTACATCTTGCCTGACAACAACCACCTGGTGTACGGGGGACTACCCAGCTTCATCTGTACAGGTAACACAG GTCTGTTGGAGGATGAAGTGACCAATCAGGGGCCAGATTGCTGTGATGtcaggtggagtgggtgtggttcaGCAGTAGGAGCTGCATGCGCTCTGACCCGCCTGCCGGTGTCGTTGTCATGGCAGCGGAGGTCGTCGTCAGAAGCGGTGTCCTGTGCATGTCGTCTCTATGGTAACAGGCTGAAACTGTGCGTTCTCGCTCTCTTCCTGTTACATACCGTCGTTTCCATAACAACCCTACAACCCAGCAGTACTGCATCTCTGGATGCCATGGTTACGCTGGAGGAGGGGCCTACAAGAGAGGAATGA
- the nalf2 gene encoding NALCN channel auxiliary factor 2 isoform X2 — translation MITGARRGGREDAPVIKICCAPEPSEKPCADPERVQRWRTSLASLLFFTVLLCDHLWLCAGAKLRSRERLHRRAHVREHDCGVFLNLTDPECADTDAHGREPLESACSTLYRQRSASVSSSYSVPVATVSPHAFLEFFRNFSLSFCDSFTVADLLEGMASPDGLNCSLAHVIRDLFSGGPQDGDVCSACIHAYVRLDQHAQEKYQEFDSLTRKYMADDYSVRAHTQLCQVMYKAWLCVEYFPVVPHTCVRWVSCKQYCREVVANCPYILPDNNHLVYGGLPSFICTGLLEDEVTNQGPDCCDVRWSGCGSAVGAACALTRLPVSLSWQRRSSSEAVSCACRLYGNRLKLCVLALFLLHTVVSITTLQPSSTASLDAMVTLEEGPTREE, via the exons ATGATCACGGGCGCCCGGCGGGGTGGAAGGGAAGACGCGCCCGTGATTAAGATCTGCTGCGCTCCGGAACCGAGCGAGAAACCGTGTGCGGACCCGGAGAGGGTGCAGAGATGGCGCACGAGCCTGGCCTCGCTGCTCTTCTTCACGGTGCTGCTGTGTGATCACCTGTGGCTGTGCGCGGGGGCCAAGCTGCGCTCCAGAGAGCGGCTCCACCGGAGGGCCCACGTGCGCGAGCACGACTGCGGCGTGTTCCTCAACCTCACCGACCCCGAGTGCGCGGACACGGACGCGCACGGCCGCGAGCCCCTGGAGTCCGCGTGCTCCACCCTGTACCGGCAGAGGAGCGCGTCCGTCAGCTCGTCGTACTCCGTGCCGGTGGCCACCGTGTCTCCGCACGCGTTCCTGGAGTTCTTCCGTAACTTCAGCTTGTCCTTCTGCGACTCCTTCACGGTGGCGGACCTGCTCGAGGGCATGGCGAGCCCCGACGGACTCAACTGCAGCCTCGCGCACGTCATCCGGGATCTGTTCAGCGGCGGCCCGCAGGACGGGGACGTGTGCAGCGCGTGCATACACGCCTACGTTAGACTCGATCAGCACGCTCAGGAAAAATACCAGGAGTTTGACAGCCTCACGCGCAAGTACATGGCGGACGACTACTCagtgcgcgcgcacacgcagCTCTGCCAA GTGATGTACAAGGCATGGTTGTGTGTGGAGTATTTCCCGGTTGTTCCACACACGTGTGTGCGGTGGGTATCGTGTAAGCAGTACTGTCGTGAGGTTGTAGCCAACTGTCCGTACATCTTGCCTGACAACAACCACCTGGTGTACGGGGGACTACCCAGCTTCATCTGTACAG GTCTGTTGGAGGATGAAGTGACCAATCAGGGGCCAGATTGCTGTGATGtcaggtggagtgggtgtggttcaGCAGTAGGAGCTGCATGCGCTCTGACCCGCCTGCCGGTGTCGTTGTCATGGCAGCGGAGGTCGTCGTCAGAAGCGGTGTCCTGTGCATGTCGTCTCTATGGTAACAGGCTGAAACTGTGCGTTCTCGCTCTCTTCCTGTTACATACCGTCGTTTCCATAACAACCCTACAACCCAGCAGTACTGCATCTCTGGATGCCATGGTTACGCTGGAGGAGGGGCCTACAAGAGAGGAATGA